A single region of the Nicotiana sylvestris chromosome 6, ASM39365v2, whole genome shotgun sequence genome encodes:
- the LOC104245150 gene encoding 11-beta-hydroxysteroid dehydrogenase B has translation MDLVNSVLNFVVPPASLVMLAFAWPALTFINTCEWFYNSFFGENMEDKVVIITGASSGIGEQIAYEYAKRKAHLVLVARRENRLWGISENARGLGAKSVLITAADVVKEADCRRFITETVNLYGRVDHLVNTASLGHTFYLEEATDTNVFPILMDINFWGNVYPTYVALPYLRQNKGRVIVNASVESWLPLPRMSLYSAAKAALVNFYETLRFEVNGDVGVTIATHGWIGTEMTGGRFMLEEGAEMQWKEEREVHASGSSVEDFAKLIVSGACRGDPYVKYPSWHDIFLLYRVFTPNVLQWTFRMLLADQGARRTSFIGTGRPLLESTSPRRQPLPESTSPRRQPLAESSSPRRQPLLEPTSSPRRRVGPVPVQQQME, from the exons atggaTTTGGTGAATTCAGTGCTGAACTTTGTGGTACCACCAGCAAGTTTGGTGATGCTGGCGTTTGCATGGCCAGCTTTGACTTTCATAAACACGTGTGAATGGTTCTACAACTCTTTCTTTGGTGAAAATATGGAGGACAAGGTTGTCATCATCACCGGAGCTTCTTCTGGGATTGGAGAG CAAATAGCATATGAATATGCAAAGAGGAAAGCCCATCTAGTTCTGGTTGCGCGACGAGAAAACAGACTCTGGGGAATCAGTGAGAATGCCAGGGGACTAGGTGCAAAAAGTGTCCTCATAACAGCTGCAGATGTTGTTAAAGAAGCTGATTGTAGGAGATTTATCACTGAGACTGTAAATCTATACGGGCGTG TGGATCATCTTGTAAATACGGCAAGTTTGGGTCATACTTTCTACCTGGAAGAAGCCACGGATACAAATGTCTTCCCCATTTTGATG GATATCAACTTTTGGGGAAATGTATATCCTACCTATGTAGCTCTACCTTACCTGCGGCAAAACAAGGGCCGAGTCATAGTGAATGCTTCAGTAGAGAGTTGGTTACCCTTGCCAAGGATGAGCCTATATTCT GCAGCAAAAGCAGCACTTGTAAATTTTTATGAGACGTTGAGATTCGAGGTGAACGGTGACGTAGGGGTCACAATAGCAACACACGGATGGATTGGGACTGAAATGACCGGGGGAAGATTCATGCTAGAGGAAGGTGCTGAGATGCAGTGGAAGGAAGAAAGAGAA GTTCATGCATCGGGGAGTTCAGTGGAGGACTTCGCAAAGTTGATTGTGTCGGGGGCATGCAGAGGAGATCCATATGTGAAATATCCGAGTTGGCACGACATTTTCCTTCTCTATAGAGTATTCACACCAAATGTTCTTCAGTGGACATTTCGGATGTTGCTTGCAGACCAAGGTGCACGGAGGACTTCCTTCATTGGCACGGGAAggcctcttcttgaatcaacctcTCCTCGGAGACAGCCTCTTCCCGAGTCAACTTCTCCTCGGAGACAGCCTCTTGCCGAGTCATCCTCTCCACGGCGACAGCCTCTTCTCGAGCCAACCTCTTCTCCTCGGAGACGAGTGGGACCTGTTCCAGTTCAGCAGCAGATGGAATAA
- the LOC104245149 gene encoding uncharacterized protein: protein MSAISNFTACRRFENGAALTKDSPGLGLIHKKVNISRPFQKVSLVHSKRMFKGSNIRMTLVDERLSSGKVVVPSEVLAYELVQGAKVRWSYIMEGSLPEPPTAVLLHGILGSRKNWGSFARRLAQEFPKWQFLLVDLRCHGDSASLKKRGPHTVASAALDVLKLLGQLRLTPRVVVGHSFGGKVALSMVEQVAKPLARPVRVWVLDATPGEVRAGADGDDHPAELISFLSKLPKEVSSKRDIVEALILEGFSRDVAQWVVTNLRQINSAGSPPSHLSWVFDLKGIAEMYQSYEDTNMWKIVEDVPRGVHVNFLKAERSLHRWALEDIRRIHVAEEQAVEEGGGVEMHVLEDAGHWVHADNPDGLFKILSFSFQGF, encoded by the exons ATGTCGGCCATTTCGAATTTCACGGCGTGCCGGCGTTTCGAAAATGGAGCTGCATTAACAAAAGACTCACCTGGGCTTGGTTTGATTCATAAGAAAGTGAATATTTCTAGACCATTTCAGAAG GTGTCTCTTGTTCATTCAAAAAGGATGTTTAAAGGTTCAAATATAAGAATGACATTGGTTGATGAGAGACTTTCCAGTGGGAAGGTTGTTGTGCCATCTGAAGTATTG GCATATGAGCTCGTCCAAGGAGCAAAA GTAAGATGGAGTTATATCATGGAGGGATCTTTGCCTGAACCACCAACTGCTGTTCTCTTGCATGGTATTCTTGGCAGCAGGAAAAACTGGG GAAGCTTTGCAAGGAGATTGGCCCAAGAATTTCCGAAATGGCAG TTTCTCCTAGTGGACTTGCGGTGCCATGGTGATTCAGCATCTCTTAAGAAGAGGGGCCCACATACTGTTGCATCAGCTGCTCTTGATGTCTTAAAGCTG CTTGGCCAGCTCAGATTGACTCCCCGAGTTGTAGTTGGTCACAGCTTTGGAGGAAAAG TTGCATTGAGTATGGTTGAGCAGGTTGCAAAACCCCTTGCACGTCCAGTTAGA GTCTGGGTTTTAGATGCTACTCCAGGAGAGGTTCGAGCTGGTGCAGATGGAGATGATCATCCAGCTGAATTGATATCATTTCTGAGTAAATTACCAAAAGAG GTCTCTTCAAAACGAGATATCGTGGAGGCTCTTATACTAGAAGGTTTTTCCAGGGATGTTGCACAG TGGGTGGTAACTAACCTTCGTCAAATCAACTCTGCTGGTTCACCCCCTTCACATTTGTCATGGGTATTTGATCTCAAGGGTATTGCTGAGATGTATCAATCATACGAAGATACAAATATGTG GAAAATTGTGGAAGATGTTCCTCGGGGTGTGCATGTTAATTTTTTGAAAGCAGAAAGAAGTCTTCATAGGTGGGCCCTTGAGGATATCAGAAGAATCCATGTTGCTGAGGAACAAGCTGTAGAGGAGGGAGGTGGAGTTGAAATGCATGTCCTTGAAGATGCAGGTCATTGG GTACATGCCGATAACCCAGATGGGCTGTTCAAGATCCTTTCATTTTCCTTCCAAGGATTTTAG